One Prinia subflava isolate CZ2003 ecotype Zambia chromosome 8, Cam_Psub_1.2, whole genome shotgun sequence DNA window includes the following coding sequences:
- the ACTL10 gene encoding actin-like protein 10, protein MLRPAVVIDSGSHFTRGGFAGQEQPQCVLRTVLVHSWHHAPAPDSRGGAPRSYPLKGGVVEDWDGMKVLWSHLLCCCLKVVPEEHPVLLAEPPSCPAAGREKAAEVLFESFRVPALHVANSGFLSLCAHGRVSGLAVEAGAAMSHVTPVSEGQTLRKGARCLGVAGDHLSRHLHRLLRDGPAEPWLLQALTKKVLTQLKEQYCYVSLDYEGDLQEKGSQQPARFQTPDGRWITLGKERFCCPEPLFRPELLHHSCPGLHQLAGQSLQALPEPLRRHLLGNIVLSGGSSMFPGFPERMCLELNSLFRGTGVHVEVLANPRRGTAAWAGGSMAASLTSFRHTWMTQGEYQEHGAQYVHTKFQ, encoded by the coding sequence ATGCTGAGGCCCGCCGTGGTCATTGACAGCGGCAGCCACTTCACCCGGGGGGGCTTCGcgggccaggagcagccccagtgcGTGCTGAGGACGGTGCTGGTGCACTCCTGGCACCACGCCCCTGCCCCGGACAGCCGGGGGGGAGCCCCCCGCTCCTACCCGCTCAAGGGCGGCGTCGTGGAGGACTGGGACGGCATGAAAGTCCTGTGGAGccacctcctctgctgctgcctcaagGTGGTCCCCGAGGAGCACCCGGTGCTCCTGGCCGAGCCCCCGTCCTGCCCCGCCGCCGGCAGGGAGAAGGCGGCCGAGGTGCTCTTCGAGAGCTTCAGGGTGCCCGCGCTGCACGTGGCCAACAGCGGGTTCCTGTCGCTGTGCGCCCACGGCAGGGTCAGCGGGCTGGCCGTGGAGGCGGGGGCGGCCATGTCCCACGTCACCCCCGTCTCGGAGGGCCAGACCCTGCGGAAAGGCGCCCGCTGCCTGGGGGTGGCCGGGGACCACCTGTCCAGGCACCTGCACCGCCTGCTGCGGGACGGCCCCGCcgagccctggctgctgcaggcccTGACCAAGAAGGTGCTGACCCAGCTGAAGGAGCAGTACTGCTATGTGTCCCTGGACTACGAGGGAGACCTCCAGGAGAagggctcccagcagccagccaggTTCCAGACCCCCGACGGGCGCTGGATAACGCTGGGCAAGGAGCGCTTCTGCTGCCCCGAGCCGCTGTTCCGGCCCGAGCTGCTGCACCACAGCTGCCCCGGGCTGCACCAGCTGGCggggcagagcctgcaggcGCTGCCCGAGCCCCTCAGGAGGCACCTGCTGGGCAACATCGTGCTCTCAGGGGGCTCCTCCATGTTCCCCGGCTTTCCCGAGAGGATGTGCTTGGAGCTGAACTCCCTTTTCCGAGGCACGGGCGTGCACGTGGAGGTGCTGGCCAACCCCAGGAGGGGCACGGCGGCCTGGGCCGGGGGCTCCATGGCAGCCTCGCTCACCTCCTTCCGCCACACGTGGATGACACAGGGCGAGTACCAGGAGCACGGCGCCCAGTACGTGCACACGAAATTCCAgtag